The Candidatus Dependentiae bacterium genome includes the window ATCGGTGCCACCACCTAATACGTTGCCAGAAACAACACGACGTGTTTCGCCAACTTCAACGAATGCGGCGGTGTTATTGGATGTTGTCAAAAAGGGATTTGAAACAACTTCTAGATTAGCCACTGTTTGAAGAGCTTGAAATATTCCCCATACGCCAAAAACATCCGCGCCAAGAGAAAGTACGGTGTTGCCCGCTGGGGCACCCTGTACTAAATTAATGAGATTGCCTAACAAGCGTTGTACGCCTGGACCATTTGGATTTTCGACAATACCTTGGGCTACTCCACCAGCAAAAAGGCCAGATGTTTGAAATTTAACATTTTTTCCAACTAAGCCATCGGGTCCCGGCACTTTGCTGCGCAGCTGCGAACCGAGCTCTTTATTGTCTTGCAAACTTACTGCAAGTATCAAGACCTCCATAGCTACTTGCGGCTGCGGCGCATCTAATTTTTTCATAATTTCTACGGCTTTAAGATAATCTTCGTTATCTGCAGAACCAACAATGATTCGATTGGTTGATGTTTCGGGAGTGAAGTTCATGGTTTTGAAGTATTTATCGCCACCTCGAACACTACCACTGGTTCCTGCTGCAGTGCTTTTACCAAAACCTGTAACATCATTCATAATTTGAGCAACCGTTGTTGCATCAGCATACTTGAGTTGATACACCTTGAGGGGTGAGTAAGGACGATCGATATCCACATCAATGTGTTTTAAAATAAAATCTTCAATTTTTTTGATAGCGTCCTGTGTTCCCATAAGGATGAGAGTATTGGTACGTGGTTCGGCAAAGATACGGGTGTTTTCAGGGAAATAAAGAGAACTTGGTTGTTTACGTGCAGGGAAAAGTCTTGAGGTGATACTTGCATCATCTTGCTTGGTGATTCCTTCATAGAGCGTTTTTACATCATTTGCGTCAGCCCATCTTAATTTAAGCACTGACAATGCTTGCGGCATGCTGACTTTATCAAGCTCTTTTACGATCTCCATGATAGATTTGATGTTGTATGATTTATCGGTCAAAATAAAGGCTTTTGATTCTTGGAGTATTTGAAGGGGCGATGTGTTAGGTTTGAGGGAATCTACAATACCCTTGATAGCTTCGACTGAGCTATTTTCGATAAAATAGACGTAACGAATTGTTTCGTCCGTGTCGGGCAGTAGGGCTGAATCAACGCCGATAAAAGAACGAAGGGCGGACTTTTTGGCAGCCTCGGTTGAGGTAATCTTAAAAAAGGTTGGGTCAGCTTGAGGAATAACAGCGAATCTAGCTACATCCAAGAAGCTTAAAAATAAATTCCATCCCTGTTTTTTAGTGAGTGGTTTTTGCGTCTTAAATGATACTTTGTTTCCTTTTATTGCCTTGGCTCCTGTAGGGAGCGGGTCAATCATTTCGTCCATAATGAATGACACTTTAAAGATTTCGCCAACCTGAGAAATCACATTTTGTAAATCAGTGTTCTCAAACTGGAATTCGATATAAGGCATGTCTTCTGGATTGATTTTAACAGCAGATTTTGATTTTTTTGCTGAAGCTGGCTTGATAGGTGTTTGGTCGACCAAGGTGCTAACCCTCGCGTCGTCCGTTTTTATTTCAGTAGCATTTTTTACTGTCTTTTCAGCTGGAATTACAATGGGTGCTGGACCAGCAGATGTAGTTTTTTCTGGTGCAGGGGTAATGCTCAGTGGCGTTGCAACTGAAGCAGGAATAGATTGAGCGGCAGATGTAGTTGCAACAGCGGGCGCGGCAATTGATGCAGGTGCAGATTGTGCGTCCAGCGTATCAAGTTGCGTAGCAAGATTGGCTTGCTTGTCTTCTTGCAAAGTGCTTAATGTTTCCGCTGTAGGACTATCGCTCAAACTTGAGAGTAAACCATGTATTTTATTTTTCTTCTTGTAGGATGATACAGCATTTTCTGCCTGAAGCATCTGGGGGAACAACCCTCCGATACTCAGAGAAATAAGAAGCGCTATGTTATTTTTACTTTTCATAGTTTATCACTTAATGTTATCGGTTTTATTTTTTATTGCAGATGATGATTTACCATTTTGTAACATATTTGCTCTTTCTTGTGCACGAATTTCTTGTAACGTTGGTGCAAAAGTGCGGCGCTGTTGTAACGAGCGTAATTGTTCTGTTTTTGCTTGATTTGCTGGTTGCTCGATTTGCATAGGTGTCGCGGTAGCACTTGCAGCAGCAGGCTTTTCTAATGATTTTGGTTTAAATTCTTTTAAGCTATAAATAATAGTTATTTCTTGTTTTTGTCTCAGCAACTTGACCTTGACGGTTCCTTGTTGTCCCATGCCAATAATTTCTTTGTATATTTTGAATCGGTCTGCGGTATCAGCTGCCGATGTTGCATTTACTTGCGTTATGATATCGCCAACTTTCAAGCCAAGTTGTTCAAGAAGTGGTGTATTGGCTGATGATCCTATTTTGCATCCTACGCTCTTTCCTTTATTGTACACAGTGATAAGGTCAAGCATATCAATGCATTGAGCGAGGTTTTTTATGTGCGTGATAAATTCTTGTGGGCTTACAACAAACTCTGTGTCGGATACTTTTTGCGAAATATCTTGCCAGTCATTTTGCACTGCTATATATGCTGAATCAGCCTTTGCATCTTTTTCTCGCAAGTAGAGAACTTCTTGCTGGCCATTAGAACGAAGGAAAATAACTTTATTGCTAAATATTCGTATTAATTGAGCATCCTCAAGAATTTTGCCAAGACCAAAGGTGGATTCTACTTTTGTTTTGTTGTCAGCAATAATGGCCCGATTCTGAGAATCATCTTCGAGCATGATAATAATGCCCTTGAGGGTTATATCCAGAGGGTCTAAGAATTGGGGCTTTGGTACTTGAGGGACACTTACCGTTTTTGGTGTTGGTGCATCGGGGATTGTTGGAATGCCATCTGATGCAGCAATGGTGAATTCTTTTTTATACGTGCCAAAAATATCGTTCTCGTAAATTTTTTCTATATTTACTTTAACGATTTCTCCCTTGAGGGGTTTGCTTGCACTGCTTGGCTCTATGTCTTCTCGTGCGGGTGGTTTTTGCCCGGAGAAAGCTATAAAGCTGCATATTGCAATGAGCAGAATAAGAAGCGTGCTATTTAAAATCCATACAGGATGTTTCATCAATAATTCCTTTTTATCGATTTACTTTTCACACGATACTCTTCTTAGCAAGATCTTGTCAAGTATAATATAGCCATTCGCCCCAATGCAACTCCTGATCGAGCCAATCACTTGTTTCATAGCGTTAAGGTGTTGGTATTTTATTAAGTATTTTTTGAATGATGTGGTCTACTGATATTTCTTGCGCTTCTGCTTCATACGTTAAAATTATTCTATGGCGCAGTATAGCTGGTGCAACAGCTTTTACGTCATCAGGCGTAACAAAATGTCGCTTCTTTAAAAATGCATGCGCTTTAGCTGCGTGAGATAATGCAAGCGTAGCGCGTGGTGATACGCCGTATTGAATTAATGGTTTTATTTCATCTAATTTGAATACCGCGGGCGTACGTGTGGCAAAGACAATATTAACAATATAGTCTGAAATTTTATCATCAACATAGATATCTTTTACGAGTTGTTGCGCTTGAAAAATTTCTTGTTTATTTAATATGGTGCCAACTGCATTGGTGTCCAGCGTGCGTCTGAGGATCTCTCGTTCTTGTTGAATATTGGGGTAATCAACTAATAATTTGAACATGAAGCGATCGAGTTGGGCTTCAGGTAGTTGATAGGTACCTTCTTGCTCAATAGGATTTTGTGTTGCAAAAACCAAGAATGGTTTATCAAGATGGAATGTGTGTGAGCCAATGGTGACTTGTTGTTCTTGCATTGCTTCAAGCAACGCTGCTTGCACTTTTGATGGTGCACGGTTAATTTCGTCAGCTAAAATTAAATTGGCAAAAATCGGACCTTTTTTTGTTTCGAACTCTTGTGTCTTTGGGTTGTACATCAAGGTGCCGATAAGATCCGCTGGCAACAAGTCTGGTGTAAATTGAATGCGATTAAAAGTGAGCCCTAAAGCTTTGGTGAGCGCCTTAATGAGGGTTGTTTTTGCAACACCAGGAACGCCTTCTAGCAAGATGTGTCCATTGCAGAGAATGGCAATAATCGCAAAATTTATAATGTCATGCTGGCCAACAATGACTTTGCCAACTTCTAAATTGAGACTATGAAAGCGGTTACTTTCTTCTCTAATTTTTTCTATAATGATATCTGTTGTTGTAGTATCTAACATGATTGTTACCTTTAAATGTAAGAAGGTAATTGGTTTAATTTTGATACTTTTAAAAATTAGTTTTAGTGTAGCAGCGTTAATTGAATCTTACAACTTTGGTGATTGTACCGTTATATACAAGGAATATTTATGATTTTATCCGGCAAGGAAATAAGAAAAAAGTTGGGCAAAGAAATTAAGATTGATCCGTTTAACGATCATCAATTAAATCCTAACAGTTACAACTTGCGCTTGCATCATGAACTTATGGTATACGATGTGCCAACACTTGATATGAAAAAATCACACGCAACAAAAAGTGTTATTATTCCTGAAGAAGGTCTTCTTCTTGAGCCAGGTAAATTATACTTGGGCAGAACTATTGAATACACAGAAACCGAAGATTGTGTACCTATGCTTGAAGGTCGTTCTTCTATTGGTCGCCTTGGCTTATTTATTCATATCACTGCAGGGTTTGGTGATGTTGGGTTTCGTGGATTTTGGACATTAGAAATGTTCTGCGTTCAACCTATTCGCATTTATGCTGGTGTTGAAATTTGTCAAATTTTTTATCACACCATCGAAGGCGAATACGTTAAGTACGTCAGCAATAAATATCAAAACAATCGCGGCATTCAACCGAGCTTGATGTACAAAGATTTTGAGACGCTCTAATTATTTTACGATAATTCGTTTTATTTCGGCATTCAATCGTGTCGTGATTTCTCGCGCATTAAAACTGCCGATGGTGGTTGCAATGTCGTACGCGCTGAGCTGCGGATAGTCACCCAGTAGTACAACTTCGTCATGCAATGAGATATGCTTATTTTCAGGAATTGCCACAAGAACGGCATTCATACAAATGCGGCCAACGACCTGAGCATAAAAATCGTTCATAAAAACGATGCCGAGGTTGCTCAGTCTGCGGTCGTATCCTTCAAAATAGCCGAGCGGCAGCGTCACAATGGTAGCCGGGCTTATTGTTTTATGGGTGCGATCATAACCAACAAAAGTGTCAGAAGGCACGTGCTTAATATGCGCAACACGAGTCTTCCACATAAGGATTGATTTTAAGTCTAATGCTGCATGGGTGGCAGGATCTTTAAAATGTTGTAATCCGTAAGCCCCCGCGCCAATACGCACGAAGTTAAGGTTGGGAAATTGGGAAAGCATGGTTGGCGTCGAAGCGGAATTTGTCGCATGCTTTAACGGTATGTGAATATTCGCTTGTTCGAGTTCTGTGCATATTCGGTCAAATATGGTTAATTGTTGTAGGGTAAAATTCGTGTCGGGGTTTGCGGCTTCTGCACAATGAGTGAACAAGCCGCGGATGGTAATAAAAGGCAAAGCATAGATTTGAGCAATGGTTGCCAATGCCTGATCGGGCATCAATCCAAAGCGGGACATCCCCGTATCAATCTTTATATGAATAGTAATTTTTTGGTTGTGTTGTTTGCCAACCGCATTGAGTGCGATTGCTGTTTCCAGATCAAAAACCGGTAGATCAATATTGTGTGTTATTGAATACACAGGATCTTCATCGATGATGCTCAGTGACAGAATTGGCTTGGTAACACCATGATTGCGCAAGGTTAATGCTTCTGAAACACTTGTGGTACAGAGCCAATCGACAGCCATGCTTTCCTGGCACAGGGTCCCCATTTCCTTTATACCATGACCGTAGGCGTTGCTTTTAACCACCACCGATAAGGTTGTGTTTTGACCCGCAATGCTTTTGTAGCGCACCATATTGTGCTCAAAGGCCCTTTTGCTTAGTTCGATCCAGGTGTTTGGTTTTTGTATTATCATGGCTTTATGGGTTAATGGCATTGGTGTGTGATTCAAGTTATGCATATATAAAGTATAAAACATATTGTGTTATAAATACATAAAAAGGCCTCATGTCCTTGGGGGACGGAGAAAATTGGGATTTAATTAGTAAAAAGCCTTTATGTGTGCTATTCTTTTAAACATGATTAAAAAAACAAAAGAACATATTGGCGAGTTGATCTATGGGATTCATCCTCTTATAGAGGTTCTTAAAGCCAAACGTAGAAAAGTCATTTCTGTTTATACCACTAAGCCGGAACCAAAAGCCTGGAAAAACGTTCAGGATTTTTGGCCTAAGTATCATGTGCCGATACAATACGTATCACGCGATGTACTTGCTCGTATGGCTGGCGGAACCACCGACCACCAAGGGGTAGTTGCTTGGGTTCAAGAGTATCACTACAGAAAACAATTCTTCGATGCAAAAAAGCAACCTTTCCTTGTTATGCTTGATGGCATTAAAGATACGCGTAACGTTGGAGCGATTCTTCGTTCAGCGCATTGTACAGGTGTCACTGGTGTAATTATGGTAAAAAGGGACGCTGCTCCTCTTAACGCTTCTGCTATGAAGGCTTCTGCCGGCTTAGCTGAACATTTAGAGATCTATCAAGCTCCATCGCCTCAGGCAGCCATTATTGAACTCAAAAAAGCTGGTTATACCACTTATTTGGCGACATTAAATGGCAAGAGCGCAACCGAAGTTACCTACAAAGAACCATTGTGTATTGTTATTGGCAGTGAGGGCTTTGGTGTATCCCGTGAGATTATGAATGACGGGATTGCTATAACCTTGCCTCAAAAAAATGACGATATCTCATATAATGCTTCTGTTGCAGCTGGCATCCTGCTATTCTTAGTTGGTAGCAAACTTTCCAAAATTTAATTTTCCGTATTTAGTAAGGCCTCTTGTATGCATAGAAATAATCTATTAGAGCTTTTGCGTCAGTACAATCCTTCCGTTCAGGAAGAAATCCAGTATAAAAAAGATATTATAGCTTTTATTCAGGCTTATAAAGATTGCTTTGAGCGGTCTCTTGAGGTTGGCCATATTACGGCTTCAGCCTGGCTGGTAAACAAAGATAATACCCAAGCCCTTCTTATGCATCATGCCAAGCTTGATATGTGGTGCCAACTCGGTGGCCATTGTGATGGTGATTCTGATGCCCTAGGTGTTGCCGTTAAGGAAGCCCAGGAGGAATCTGGCATTAACAACATAGCTCCTGTTTCAGGCCAAATTTTTGATATCGACATTCACCTTATTCCTGCCAATAAACGGGAAAAAGAGCACTATCATTACGATATTCGGTTCATGCTTCAGGTTGTTGGTGATGAGCAAGTAGTGCAAAATAGTGAATCTAAGGAACTTAAGTGGTTCACCAAGGATCGCAGCGCCCTGCCTACCGATAGCCTATCAGTGACTCGTATGTTTGATAAATGGCTAAAAGTCACCATCTAGCTATTTCTATTCTAGAAATGATGAACAAAATAATTAATTAAGCTTTCTTGTAAATAAAGTGGGGCGGCACAGGTAATAAAACCTATGCCGCCCCTTTTTTGTCGTTAACCAAGATGTTAGATTTTTAATGGTGAATTGTTTGGGCTCAGCACGAAACGTTCGCGATTTGCTGGGTTAACAATAGTGAAGGTGAAATCTTCATCAAAGTCTTTATTTGGTACAAAAACTAATCCGTAATCGCAGAGTAAAGGTATTGCATTGGCTTGCCTTGATTTGTCTGCATGAACCAATAAAGTATACCCTGATTTATCTACATAAATATCTTGAGTTAACCTTGATTTTTCTGCTAAACTTATAATGAATTAGGTTGATTTTTATACATATTAGCCAGGAGAAGTCCAATGAAGAGAACCATAGATTATTATTTATTGGAATGGAAACACCGGCCCCACAGAAAGCCGCTTATTTTGAGAGGGGCGCGTCAGGTTGGCAAAACTCATGCGGTTCGAGTTTTGGGAAAAACGTTCACCAACTTTATCGAAATTAACCTGGAGTCTAATCAGGCAGCCCGCACTATTTTGGAAAAGGATCTTGATTTGGATAGGATTGTATTGCAACTTTCCGAATTATTGCAAAAACGACTTAAGCCCGGTTCGACCCTTTTGTTTTTTGATGAAATTCAACAAGTGCCTCAAGCAATTATTGCCCTACGCTACTTTTATGAACAGATGCCAGACTTGCATGTAATTGCCGCAGGATCTTTGCTGGAGTTTGCCCTATCGCAGGTGGGCATCCCGGTCGGACGGGTAACAACCTTGTATATGTACCCGGTTTCATTTATGGAGTTTTTGGTTGCACTGGGGCATGCTGAATGGGCACAA containing:
- the alr gene encoding alanine racemase; this encodes MNHTPMPLTHKAMIIQKPNTWIELSKRAFEHNMVRYKSIAGQNTTLSVVVKSNAYGHGIKEMGTLCQESMAVDWLCTTSVSEALTLRNHGVTKPILSLSIIDEDPVYSITHNIDLPVFDLETAIALNAVGKQHNQKITIHIKIDTGMSRFGLMPDQALATIAQIYALPFITIRGLFTHCAEAANPDTNFTLQQLTIFDRICTELEQANIHIPLKHATNSASTPTMLSQFPNLNFVRIGAGAYGLQHFKDPATHAALDLKSILMWKTRVAHIKHVPSDTFVGYDRTHKTISPATIVTLPLGYFEGYDRRLSNLGIVFMNDFYAQVVGRICMNAVLVAIPENKHISLHDEVVLLGDYPQLSAYDIATTIGSFNAREITTRLNAEIKRIIVK
- a CDS encoding RNA methyltransferase, encoding MCAILLNMIKKTKEHIGELIYGIHPLIEVLKAKRRKVISVYTTKPEPKAWKNVQDFWPKYHVPIQYVSRDVLARMAGGTTDHQGVVAWVQEYHYRKQFFDAKKQPFLVMLDGIKDTRNVGAILRSAHCTGVTGVIMVKRDAAPLNASAMKASAGLAEHLEIYQAPSPQAAIIELKKAGYTTYLATLNGKSATEVTYKEPLCIVIGSEGFGVSREIMNDGIAITLPQKNDDISYNASVAAGILLFLVGSKLSKI
- the dcd gene encoding dCTP deaminase, with amino-acid sequence MILSGKEIRKKLGKEIKIDPFNDHQLNPNSYNLRLHHELMVYDVPTLDMKKSHATKSVIIPEEGLLLEPGKLYLGRTIEYTETEDCVPMLEGRSSIGRLGLFIHITAGFGDVGFRGFWTLEMFCVQPIRIYAGVEICQIFYHTIEGEYVKYVSNKYQNNRGIQPSLMYKDFETL
- a CDS encoding NUDIX hydrolase produces the protein MHRNNLLELLRQYNPSVQEEIQYKKDIIAFIQAYKDCFERSLEVGHITASAWLVNKDNTQALLMHHAKLDMWCQLGGHCDGDSDALGVAVKEAQEESGINNIAPVSGQIFDIDIHLIPANKREKEHYHYDIRFMLQVVGDEQVVQNSESKELKWFTKDRSALPTDSLSVTRMFDKWLKVTI
- a CDS encoding MoxR family ATPase, yielding MMLDTTTTDIIIEKIREESNRFHSLNLEVGKVIVGQHDIINFAIIAILCNGHILLEGVPGVAKTTLIKALTKALGLTFNRIQFTPDLLPADLIGTLMYNPKTQEFETKKGPIFANLILADEINRAPSKVQAALLEAMQEQQVTIGSHTFHLDKPFLVFATQNPIEQEGTYQLPEAQLDRFMFKLLVDYPNIQQEREILRRTLDTNAVGTILNKQEIFQAQQLVKDIYVDDKISDYIVNIVFATRTPAVFKLDEIKPLIQYGVSPRATLALSHAAKAHAFLKKRHFVTPDDVKAVAPAILRHRIILTYEAEAQEISVDHIIQKILNKIPTP